A genome region from Bradyrhizobium sp. WSM1417 includes the following:
- a CDS encoding DUF1007 family protein encodes MGMRALFGLLLAVALSLASGAARAHPHVWITVTSEILYAADGSITGVRHAWIFDRAFSTNAVQVLYAKTDGAYSSEELAPLAQAQIESLKEKAYFTFVKVNGKLPFAEPIDCSFDYQNDQLTLHFTLPLKTPVKSKTVLLEIVDRSFFVDFEFAKDNPVKLVGAPAGCEVKLGPAMGNDRDRKMVQDASEDSFNEGGANVAVGLLFDNIASVYCR; translated from the coding sequence ATGGGCATGCGCGCCCTGTTCGGGCTGCTGCTCGCTGTCGCCCTGTCGCTCGCATCAGGCGCGGCGCGGGCGCATCCGCATGTCTGGATCACCGTGACAAGTGAGATCCTCTATGCGGCGGACGGCAGTATTACCGGCGTGCGTCATGCTTGGATTTTCGACCGCGCGTTCTCGACCAATGCTGTGCAGGTTCTATATGCCAAGACCGATGGCGCGTACTCCAGCGAGGAGCTGGCACCGCTAGCGCAGGCTCAGATCGAGTCGTTGAAGGAAAAGGCCTATTTCACCTTCGTGAAGGTCAATGGCAAGCTGCCGTTTGCGGAGCCGATCGATTGCTCCTTCGATTATCAGAATGATCAGCTCACTTTGCATTTCACGCTTCCGCTGAAGACGCCTGTGAAGTCGAAAACAGTCTTGCTGGAGATTGTTGATCGATCGTTCTTTGTCGATTTTGAATTCGCAAAGGACAATCCGGTCAAGCTGGTCGGCGCACCCGCGGGGTGCGAGGTGAAACTGGGGCCAGCAATGGGTAACGACCGCGACCGCAAAATGGTTCAAGACGCGAGCGAGGACTCGTTCAATGAAGGCGGCGCGAACGTTGCCGTCGGTTTGTTGTTCGACAACATTGCTTCGGTGTATTGTCGATGA
- the hemH gene encoding ferrochelatase: protein MMTIAPSETAMPATQPAPSRVGVLLVNLGTPDTADARGVRVYLKEFLSDARVIEDQGLIWKAVLNGIILRTRPRAKARDYLKIWNTEKNESPLKTITRSQSDKLGAMLSDRDQVTVEWAMRYGNPSIKSGIDALIAKGCDRILAVPLYPQYSAATSATVCDEVFRVLARLRAQPTLRVTPPYYEDEAYIEALATSVETHLASLPFTPELIVASFHGMPKAYVDKGDPYQGQCVATTEALRRRLGMDETKLLLTFQSRFGFDEWLQPYTDKTMERLAKEGVRRIAVITPGFSADCLETLEEIAQENAEIFEHNGGEQFSAIPCLNDSDPGMDVIRTLVLRELQGWI, encoded by the coding sequence ATGATGACAATCGCCCCCTCCGAGACCGCGATGCCGGCCACGCAGCCCGCCCCCTCGCGCGTCGGCGTGCTCCTGGTCAATCTCGGCACGCCCGATACCGCCGATGCGCGCGGCGTGCGGGTCTATCTGAAGGAGTTCCTCTCGGACGCCCGTGTCATCGAGGATCAGGGCTTGATCTGGAAGGCGGTGCTGAACGGCATCATCCTGCGCACCCGCCCCCGCGCCAAGGCGCGCGACTATCTCAAGATCTGGAACACCGAGAAGAACGAGTCGCCGCTCAAGACCATCACGCGCTCGCAGAGCGACAAACTCGGAGCCATGCTGTCGGACCGCGACCAGGTCACGGTGGAGTGGGCGATGCGCTATGGTAATCCTTCGATCAAGTCGGGCATCGATGCCCTGATTGCGAAGGGCTGCGACCGCATTCTTGCCGTACCGCTCTATCCGCAATATTCCGCCGCGACATCGGCCACCGTCTGCGACGAGGTGTTTCGCGTGCTTGCCCGGCTGCGCGCGCAGCCAACGCTGCGGGTGACGCCGCCTTACTATGAGGATGAAGCCTATATCGAGGCGCTCGCCACCTCGGTCGAGACGCATCTGGCGAGCCTGCCGTTCACGCCGGAGCTGATCGTTGCCTCCTTCCATGGTATGCCGAAGGCCTATGTGGACAAGGGCGATCCCTACCAGGGCCAGTGCGTGGCGACCACCGAGGCGCTGCGCCGCCGGCTCGGCATGGACGAGACGAAGCTGCTGCTGACGTTCCAGTCGCGGTTCGGATTCGACGAGTGGCTGCAGCCCTACACCGACAAGACCATGGAGCGTCTGGCGAAAGAGGGCGTGCGCCGCATCGCGGTGATCACGCCGGGTTTTTCCGCCGACTGCCTGGAGACACTGGAGGAGATCGCGCAGGAGAATGCCGAGATCTTCGAGCACAATGGCGGCGAGCAGTTTTCCGCGATCCCCTGCCTCAACGACAGCGACCCGGGCATGGATGTGATCCGAACGCTGGTGCTGCGCGAGCTCCAGGGCTGGATCTGA
- a CDS encoding ABC transporter substrate-binding protein produces MNRRECLALLGVTAALPASVLAQTNATRRLGVLSVTAADDAIGQTRSAVLVQALAGHGWKERDNLKIDWRNGGGDRARIAQFADELVALKPDILLAVGTPSVEELRRRTTTIPIVFAVVTDPVSQGFVQNLAHPGGNVTGFTDYDGPLAGKWLEMLTQVTPKPSRVLVVYNPATAPFAPLMLRTIEDAGRALDVTVEPAPVHDTASIAALASRKDGGLLVLPDFFTMSNRAILLAAINEARVPAVFWSRTFVDEGGLMSYSTDSAEQLRRAASYIDRILKGARAADLPVQNPTTFELAINLKTARALGVSLSPSLLATANEVIE; encoded by the coding sequence ATGAATCGCCGCGAATGCCTGGCGCTTCTTGGGGTGACCGCTGCGCTGCCGGCCTCGGTGCTGGCGCAAACGAATGCGACGCGCCGGCTCGGCGTGCTCTCGGTTACGGCGGCCGACGATGCGATCGGGCAGACGCGTAGCGCGGTCCTGGTCCAGGCGCTTGCCGGCCATGGCTGGAAGGAGCGCGACAACCTCAAGATCGATTGGCGCAACGGCGGCGGCGACCGCGCACGGATCGCGCAATTCGCCGACGAACTCGTGGCGCTCAAGCCCGACATCCTGCTCGCGGTCGGGACGCCCTCGGTGGAAGAGCTGCGCCGGCGCACCACGACGATCCCGATCGTTTTCGCCGTCGTCACAGATCCTGTCAGCCAGGGCTTTGTCCAGAATCTCGCCCATCCCGGCGGCAATGTCACCGGCTTCACTGATTACGACGGCCCGCTGGCCGGCAAATGGCTGGAGATGCTGACGCAGGTCACGCCAAAACCGTCCCGTGTCTTGGTCGTCTACAATCCCGCCACCGCGCCGTTCGCGCCGCTGATGCTGCGTACGATCGAGGACGCTGGCCGCGCGCTCGATGTGACGGTGGAGCCCGCGCCGGTCCATGACACGGCCTCGATCGCCGCCCTGGCTTCGCGGAAAGACGGCGGCCTGCTGGTGCTGCCGGACTTCTTCACCATGTCCAACCGTGCGATTCTGCTGGCGGCGATCAATGAAGCGCGCGTGCCGGCGGTGTTCTGGAGCCGCACCTTCGTCGACGAGGGTGGCTTGATGTCCTACAGCACCGACAGCGCCGAGCAGCTCCGCCGCGCCGCCTCCTATATCGATCGCATCCTGAAGGGTGCGCGAGCGGCCGACTTGCCGGTCCAGAATCCAACCACGTTCGAGCTGGCGATCAACTTGAAGACGGCCAGGGCGCTCGGCGTCTCGCTTTCGCCAAGCCTGCTCGCAACCGCGAACGAGGTCATCGAGTAG
- a CDS encoding DUF1007 family protein, with product MRRWFGYVLAAAMMLASGAASAHPHVWITATSELLYAEDGTITGVRHAWTFDDMFSAYAVQGLESKTKGAYTREELAPLAQTNVESLKEYAYFTFARADGKKERFQEPVDYFLDYKDTVLTLHFTLPLKNPVKPKQLMLEVFDRSFFIDFQMAKDNPVKLVGAPAGCQMKLERPSDGTASAQKLNEQTFMNGENSNFGMMFANKITVDCP from the coding sequence ATGCGCCGCTGGTTCGGATACGTGCTCGCCGCCGCAATGATGCTCGCATCGGGTGCTGCGAGCGCGCATCCACATGTCTGGATCACCGCGACGAGTGAGCTGCTCTACGCCGAGGACGGCACCATCACCGGCGTGCGCCACGCCTGGACTTTTGACGACATGTTCTCGGCCTATGCGGTGCAGGGGCTCGAGAGCAAGACCAAGGGCGCCTACACCCGCGAGGAGCTGGCGCCGCTGGCGCAGACCAATGTCGAGTCGCTGAAGGAATATGCCTATTTCACCTTCGCGCGAGCCGACGGCAAGAAGGAGCGATTCCAGGAGCCGGTCGACTACTTCCTCGACTACAAGGATACGGTCCTGACCCTGCACTTCACGCTGCCCCTGAAGAACCCGGTCAAGCCCAAGCAATTGATGCTCGAAGTGTTCGACCGCTCCTTCTTCATCGACTTCCAGATGGCCAAGGACAATCCGGTCAAGCTGGTCGGCGCGCCCGCCGGCTGCCAGATGAAACTTGAGCGGCCGAGCGACGGCACGGCGAGTGCCCAGAAGCTCAACGAGCAGACTTTTATGAACGGCGAGAATTCCAATTTCGGCATGATGTTCGCCAACAAGATCACGGTGGATTGCCCTTGA
- a CDS encoding nickel/cobalt transporter — protein sequence MKPQLTPIARGLAVCAGVLLVVGVTDAALHDLLAQNPFGPPRSPQAAQPEAGGLIGWLLAKQSEFYRQMSATIRAAKSDGSAVWTLLFISFAYGIFHAAGPGHGKAVIASYLVANRETARRGIVLSFASALMQSLVAILIVGISAWVLNATAKTMCKAEGAIEIASYALIALFGLRLVWVKGRAFIRALQAVQPVPAIAGVPHDHHDHEHHHDALDHHGHDHAHTHHHHQHDHVHDEHCGHSHGPTPSELAGAGGWGRGFAAILTVGIRPCSGAILVLVFALAQGLFWAGIAATLLMGLGTAITVAAIAVVAVSAKDIAARLSAGRDGGGALFMRGIEFAAAGLVLLFGAGLLLGYIAAERTTCF from the coding sequence TTGAAGCCGCAACTCACGCCCATAGCGCGCGGGCTCGCTGTCTGCGCCGGCGTTCTTCTCGTCGTGGGCGTGACCGATGCGGCGCTCCACGATCTCCTCGCGCAGAACCCGTTCGGCCCGCCGCGTTCCCCACAAGCCGCCCAGCCCGAGGCCGGGGGTCTGATCGGGTGGTTGTTGGCAAAACAGTCGGAATTCTATCGCCAGATGTCGGCGACCATCCGCGCCGCGAAGTCCGATGGCTCCGCGGTGTGGACGCTGCTCTTCATCTCGTTTGCCTATGGCATCTTCCACGCGGCTGGTCCCGGGCACGGCAAGGCGGTGATCGCCTCCTATCTCGTCGCCAATCGCGAGACCGCCCGGCGCGGCATCGTGTTGTCGTTTGCCTCGGCGCTGATGCAGTCGCTGGTGGCGATCCTGATCGTCGGTATCTCGGCCTGGGTGCTGAATGCGACCGCCAAGACCATGTGCAAGGCGGAAGGCGCGATCGAGATCGCAAGCTACGCGCTGATCGCGCTGTTCGGCCTGCGCCTAGTCTGGGTCAAGGGCCGCGCCTTCATCCGTGCGCTGCAGGCGGTTCAGCCAGTGCCGGCGATTGCGGGCGTGCCGCATGACCATCATGATCACGAGCACCATCACGATGCGCTTGATCATCATGGCCACGATCATGCGCACACCCATCATCATCACCAGCATGACCACGTCCATGACGAGCATTGCGGCCATTCCCACGGTCCCACGCCGAGCGAACTGGCCGGCGCCGGCGGCTGGGGACGCGGCTTTGCGGCGATCCTGACCGTCGGCATCCGTCCCTGTTCGGGCGCGATCCTGGTACTGGTGTTTGCGCTGGCCCAAGGCCTGTTCTGGGCCGGCATCGCCGCGACCTTGCTGATGGGCCTCGGCACCGCGATCACGGTGGCGGCCATCGCTGTGGTCGCCGTCTCCGCCAAGGACATCGCCGCCCGCCTGAGCGCCGGACGCGACGGCGGCGGCGCACTGTTCATGCGCGGCATCGAATTCGCCGCCGCCGGCCTCGTGCTGCTGTTTGGCGCGGGCCTATTGTTGGGTTACATCGCGGCCGAACGGACGACGTGTTTCTAG
- a CDS encoding SPFH domain-containing protein, translated as MSGFDIFAIVLVLLVIVTLVAGVKTVPQGYDWTIERFGKYTQTLSPGLNLIVPYFDRVGRKINMMEQVIDIPEQEVITKDNATVTVDGVAFFQVFDAAKASYEVSNLTQAVTVLTMTNIRSVMGSMDLDQVLSHRDEINERLLRVVDAAVSPWGLKVNRIEIKDIVPPADLVEAMGRQMKAERVKRADILQAEGARQSEILRAEGAKQGQILQAEGRREAAFRDAEARERSAEAEAKATQMVSEAIAKGDVAALNYFIADKYIKAFGQLAESPNQKVIMLPVEAMSMLGSLAGIGEIAKATFGESAASAAAAARRGSVPSSSPTPPAVPPRQG; from the coding sequence ATGAGCGGTTTCGACATTTTCGCAATTGTGCTGGTCTTGCTGGTCATCGTCACGTTGGTGGCCGGCGTGAAAACGGTACCACAGGGCTATGACTGGACCATCGAGCGGTTCGGCAAATACACCCAGACGCTGAGCCCCGGGCTCAATCTGATCGTGCCCTATTTCGATCGCGTCGGGCGCAAGATCAACATGATGGAGCAGGTGATCGACATCCCCGAGCAGGAGGTGATCACCAAGGACAACGCCACCGTGACGGTCGACGGCGTCGCCTTCTTTCAGGTGTTCGACGCCGCCAAGGCGAGCTACGAGGTCTCCAACCTGACCCAAGCCGTCACCGTGCTGACCATGACCAACATCCGTTCGGTGATGGGTTCGATGGATCTCGACCAGGTGTTGTCGCATCGTGACGAAATCAACGAGCGCCTGCTCCGTGTGGTCGATGCCGCCGTCTCGCCCTGGGGCCTCAAGGTCAATCGTATCGAGATCAAGGACATCGTGCCGCCGGCAGATCTCGTCGAAGCCATGGGCCGACAGATGAAGGCCGAGCGCGTCAAACGCGCCGATATCCTTCAGGCTGAAGGTGCACGCCAGTCCGAGATCCTGCGCGCAGAGGGTGCCAAGCAGGGCCAGATCCTCCAGGCGGAAGGCCGCCGCGAGGCCGCCTTCCGCGACGCCGAAGCGCGCGAGCGGTCGGCGGAAGCCGAGGCCAAGGCGACGCAGATGGTCAGTGAAGCCATTGCCAAGGGCGACGTCGCGGCGCTGAACTATTTTATCGCCGACAAATATATCAAGGCGTTCGGGCAACTGGCTGAGTCGCCGAACCAGAAGGTCATCATGCTTCCGGTCGAAGCGATGAGCATGCTGGGCTCGCTCGCCGGCATCGGCGAGATCGCCAAGGCGACGTTCGGCGAAAGCGCAGCGTCCGCGGCCGCTGCCGCCCGCCGCGGCTCGGTGCCGTCGTCAAGTCCGACGCCGCCGGCGGTGCCGCCGCGGCAGGGGTAA
- a CDS encoding MAPEG family protein: protein MTLAEWCVFGALLLHLLTIVSIKWIRFRGFDNSRPRDPAFFEDAIAQRALGAHQNGIEAFPFFAFAVLLAEYRDSPQRLIDELAALFLIVRIAYVLTYLGNRPTLRSILWSIGFAINLGIFFMPVLKRFLPV from the coding sequence ATGACGCTGGCGGAATGGTGCGTTTTCGGGGCGCTGCTGCTCCATCTCTTAACGATCGTCTCGATCAAATGGATCAGATTTCGTGGCTTCGACAATTCGCGGCCGCGCGATCCAGCTTTCTTCGAGGACGCCATCGCTCAGCGCGCGCTCGGCGCGCATCAGAACGGCATCGAGGCCTTTCCGTTCTTCGCCTTTGCGGTGCTGCTCGCCGAGTACAGGGATTCGCCGCAGCGCCTCATCGACGAACTCGCGGCGCTGTTCCTGATCGTACGGATCGCCTATGTGCTGACCTATCTCGGCAACCGCCCGACGCTGCGCTCCATCCTCTGGAGCATCGGCTTTGCGATCAATCTCGGGATCTTCTTCATGCCGGTGTTGAAGCGGTTTCTGCCGGTGTGA
- a CDS encoding M3 family metallopeptidase, producing MSEPRQTTDSETNPLLKAWVTPFATPPFDEIKPEHFLPAFEQAFADHSAEIAAITNDPTAADFANTITALERSGKLLSKVASVFYDLVSAHSNPAILEIDKEVSLRMARHWNPIMMNAVLFGRIAQLHENRANLGLTPEQLRLLERTYTRFHRSGAGLSEEAKTRMAEINERLAQLGTSFSHHLLGDEQEWFMELGEADRQGLPESFVASAKAAAEERGMAGKAIVTLSRSSVEQFLKSSARRDLREKVYKAFTARGDNGNSNDNNATIVEVLKLREESANLLGYPTFAAYRLEDSMAKTPEAVRGLLERVWKPARARALADRDDMQALITEEGGNFKLAPWDWRFYAEKLRLQRANFDDAAIKPYLALDHMIAAAFDCATRLFGVTFAERKDVPVWHPDVRVWEMKGRDGKHKALFYGDYFARPSKRSGAWMTSLRDQQKLDGEVAPLILNICNFSKGADGEPSLLSPDDARTLFHEFGHGLHGMLSNVTYPSLSGTSVFTDFVELPSQLYEHWQERPEVLQQFARHYQTGEPLPDDLLQRFLAARKFNQGFATVEFVSSALIDLEFHTQPASAAQDVRAFERRELEKIGMPEEISLRHRPTQFGHIFTGDHYAAGYYSYMWSEVMDADAFGAFEEAGDIFDPAVAKRLHDDIYSSGGSVDPEAAYEAFRGRPPEPDALLRRRGLLDAPKAA from the coding sequence ATGTCAGAACCCCGCCAAACTACGGACTCCGAGACCAACCCGCTGCTGAAGGCCTGGGTGACGCCATTTGCGACCCCGCCCTTCGACGAGATCAAGCCGGAGCACTTCCTCCCGGCCTTCGAGCAGGCCTTCGCCGACCACTCCGCCGAGATCGCAGCGATTACCAACGACCCGACCGCGGCCGACTTCGCTAACACCATCACGGCGCTGGAGCGCTCGGGCAAGCTGCTCAGCAAGGTCGCGTCGGTCTTCTACGATCTCGTTTCGGCGCATTCCAACCCGGCCATCCTGGAGATCGACAAGGAGGTTTCCTTGCGGATGGCGCGGCACTGGAATCCGATCATGATGAACGCCGTGCTGTTTGGCCGCATCGCCCAGCTGCACGAGAACCGCGCCAATCTCGGTCTGACACCGGAACAGCTCCGCCTGCTCGAGCGCACCTACACCCGCTTCCACCGCTCCGGCGCCGGCCTCTCCGAAGAGGCCAAGACGCGGATGGCGGAGATCAACGAGAGACTCGCCCAGCTCGGGACCAGCTTCAGTCACCATCTGCTCGGCGACGAGCAGGAATGGTTCATGGAGCTCGGTGAAGCCGACCGTCAGGGCCTGCCGGAGAGTTTTGTCGCCAGCGCCAAGGCTGCGGCAGAAGAACGCGGCATGGCTGGCAAGGCCATCGTCACCCTGTCGCGTTCCTCGGTCGAACAGTTCCTGAAGAGCTCGGCCCGGCGCGACCTGCGCGAGAAGGTCTACAAGGCCTTCACCGCGCGGGGCGACAACGGCAATTCCAACGACAACAACGCGACCATCGTCGAGGTCCTGAAGCTGCGCGAGGAAAGCGCCAATCTCCTGGGCTACCCGACTTTCGCGGCCTACCGGCTCGAGGATTCCATGGCCAAGACGCCGGAAGCGGTGCGCGGCCTTCTGGAGCGGGTCTGGAAGCCGGCGCGGGCGCGGGCGCTCGCCGACCGCGACGACATGCAGGCGCTGATCACCGAGGAGGGCGGCAATTTCAAGCTCGCCCCCTGGGACTGGCGCTTCTATGCCGAAAAGCTGCGCCTTCAGCGCGCCAATTTCGACGACGCCGCGATCAAGCCGTATCTCGCGCTCGATCACATGATCGCCGCGGCCTTCGACTGTGCCACGCGCCTGTTCGGCGTTACCTTCGCCGAGCGCAAGGACGTGCCGGTCTGGCATCCGGACGTCCGGGTCTGGGAGATGAAGGGGCGGGACGGCAAGCACAAGGCGCTGTTCTATGGCGACTACTTCGCCCGGCCGTCGAAGCGCTCCGGCGCCTGGATGACCTCGCTGCGCGACCAGCAGAAGCTCGACGGCGAGGTCGCGCCGCTGATCCTCAACATCTGCAACTTCTCCAAGGGCGCGGACGGGGAACCCTCGCTGCTGTCGCCGGACGACGCCCGCACCCTGTTCCACGAGTTCGGCCACGGCCTGCACGGCATGCTCTCCAACGTGACCTATCCCTCGCTGTCGGGCACCTCCGTGTTCACCGACTTCGTCGAATTGCCCTCGCAGCTCTACGAGCATTGGCAGGAGCGGCCCGAGGTGCTGCAGCAGTTCGCACGCCACTACCAGACCGGCGAGCCGCTCCCTGACGATCTGCTGCAACGGTTCCTGGCCGCGCGAAAATTCAACCAGGGTTTCGCCACCGTCGAGTTCGTCTCCTCGGCACTGATCGATCTCGAATTCCACACCCAGCCGGCCTCCGCCGCGCAGGATGTCCGCGCCTTCGAGAGACGCGAGCTGGAAAAGATCGGCATGCCCGAGGAGATCTCGCTGCGTCACCGTCCCACGCAATTCGGTCACATCTTCACCGGCGATCATTATGCCGCCGGCTATTACAGCTACATGTGGTCGGAGGTGATGGACGCCGACGCGTTCGGTGCGTTCGAAGAAGCCGGCGACATCTTCGATCCCGCCGTCGCAAAGCGCCTGCACGACGACATCTATTCGAGCGGCGGATCAGTCGATCCGGAAGCCGCCTATGAGGCCTTCCGCGGCCGCCCGCCGGAGCCGGATGCGCTCTTGCGTCGCCGAGGCCTGCTCGACGCCCCGAAGGCGGCCTGA